GTCCAGAGCAATTATTAAAAACGCTGTAAATGAAAACACCCGATGGACCTTTAAAAGGATCCACTGGGTGTTTTTTCGCTGCTAGTCACTGGGACACTATCCGCTAATAATTGAAGATTTTTTGTTACCTTCGTGCTGTAGGTGAAATCACCGTAGCAGTAAGGATAACGGAAATTATTTTTATCGCCGCCGCATGTATAAAGTGTCGGCTTTTCTTTTACCCGGATGAGTGAGTATTCCTTCGCCAGTTCCTCACTATGCTTGCCGCCGTGCTGTGCCACAAAATCGATATAACCGCTTCCCATGTTGTAAGCCTGGATAATCGTTGGGAAATCCACTTTCTTCTGATTCCCATAGGTTAGTACCCGCTGAAAATGTTTTACTCCAACCTCGATACTTTGTTGTGGATCCGTGATTGTATTTCTTGGTAAGCCGGCCGATTCCGAAGATTGCATTGGATCTCCGCCTTTACCGTGACTCTCTTGCTGCATTAAAGCTACTAGGACTGGAGTGTGTTCTTCAAGATGATACTTCGCTAATTCATCGTGTATTTGTGGACTATATTTTTTTACATCAGCAAATGGATCGTTTTCTACTATTTTAAGTGGGGAATTTTGTTTTTGAAAATAATTTTGAAACATCGCCAAACCGCAAAAAATGAGAAACAGCACGAAAAAGGTTTTGAATTTCTTCCGTCTTCGTTTTTTCATCTATCTTTCTCTCCCAAACAATTCTTCTTTGACCATTATAAGGGAAGGTATCATGACCTGTCAGGTATTAAAGGTATGAAAATTATGTATATTATTTGAAGTTTCCCATAATCTAAAACGCTAATTATATGTTAATACTGAAAAAGGAATCATTGCGGTAAAGCGAAAAAGTTTGGTATCATCAATAGTAAAATAACGTTGGGATTGGGGGTTATAAATAATGTCACGAATTTCAAATGAACAGGTGAAACATGTTGCCAACTTGGCACGCTTAGCGATCACGGAAGAAGAAACTAAAAAGTTCACAAAACAACTTGATGCGATCATTACCTTTGCGGAACAGTTAAATGAATTGGATACCGAAAATGTAGAACCTACATACCATGTACTTGATATGAAAAATGTCTTGCGTGAAGATATTCCACAACAAGGATTGCCGCGTGAAGAGGTACTAAAAAATGCACCGGAGCATCAGGATGGACAGATTAAGGTACCATCGATAATGGGGAAGGAGGATTAAAAAAGTGAGTTTATTTGATTATAAAGTTTCAGATCTACATGAGCTTTTACATAAAAAAGAACTAAAAGTTACTGATCTTGTTGATGAATCGTATAAACGGATTAGCCAAGTCGAGGACAAGGTCCAGGCTTTTTTAACATTGGATGAAGACCGTGCGATGCAATCAGCAAAATTACTTGATGAAAAACTCGCAACCGATTCTCAAAAAGGCTTGTTATTTGGAATGCCTATTGGCGTAAAAGATAACATCGTTACAAAAGGATTACGAACAACCTGTGCGAGTAAGATTCTTGAAAACTTCGATCCGATTTATGACGCTACCGTTGTGCAAAAACTGCAGCAGGCAGAAACGGTGACGATTGGTAAATTAAATATGGACGAGTTTGCTATGGGCTCTTCTAATGAAAACTCGGCTTTTCAAAAGACTCGGAATCCGTGGAATCTTGACAGAGTACCAGGGGGATCATCTGGCGGTTCAGCGGCATCGGTTGCGGCAGGAGAAGTACTATTTTCACTAGGCTCTGATACAGGTGGATCCATCCGCCAGCCTGCTTCTTTCTGCGGTGTTGTTGGAATGAAGCCAACCTATGGCCGTGTATCCCGCTTTGGTCTTGTTGCATTTGCATCATCACTTGACCAAATCGGCCCTATTACAAGAACGGTTGAAGATAATGCCTATCTGTTACAAGCAATCTCAGGACTTGATCCAATGGACTCAACATCTGCGAATGTAGATGTTCCGAACTTTGCGTCTACCTTAACAGGAGATGTGAAAGGTCTTAAAATCGCTGTACCAAAAGAGTATCTTGGTGAAGGTGTTAACGAAACAGTTCGTCAATCGGTGTTAGATGCATTAAAAGTTCTTGAAAGTCTCGGAGCAGTTTGGGAAGAAGTTTCGCTGCCTCATTCCAAATACGCTTTGGCCGCCTATTATTTGCTGTCTTCATCAGAAGCATCGGCTAACCTTGCCCGTTTTGATGGATTAAGATATGGGTACCGGTCACCTGATGCTGAAAGTTTAATCGATTTATACAAAAAGACACGGGCAGAAGGCTTCGGGGATGAAGTGAAGCGCCGGATTATGCTCGGTACCTTTGCGTTAAGCTCCGGCTACTATGATGCCTATTATAAAAAAGCACAACAGGTTCGGACCTTGATTAAGAAGGACTTTGAAGATGTATTTACCAAATTTGATGTTATTGTCGGTCCGACAACGCCAACATCTGCATTTAAAATTGGCGAAAATATCGAGGACCCATTAACAATGTACGTAAATGATATTTTAACGATTCCTTTGAATCTAGCTGGCTTGCCGGGAATTTCTGTTCCATGCGGCTTTGACGCTGGTCTGCCGTTGGGATTACAAGTGATCGGTAAGTATTTTGACGAAGCAACTGTCTACCGTGTTGCCCATGCGTTCGAGCAGGCAACAGACTTTCATAAACAAAAGCCGGAATTGTAGGGGGTGAAAACAATGGAATTTGAAACAGTGATTGGACTTGAGGTCCATGTTGAGTTAAAAACAGAATCAAAAATCTTTTCGGCGAGCCCAAACCATTTTGGTGCTGAGCCAAATACGAATACAAGTGTAATCGACCTAGGGTATCCTGGGGTTTTGCCTGTCCTTAATAAAAAGGCAGTTGAGTTCGGGATGAAAGCGGCGATGGCTTTAAACTGTGAAGTTGCGACGCATACGAAGTTTGACCGCAAGAACTATTTTTACCCAGATAATCCAAAGGCCTAC
The DNA window shown above is from Neobacillus sp. WH10 and carries:
- a CDS encoding lysozyme family protein yields the protein MKKRRRKKFKTFFVLFLIFCGLAMFQNYFQKQNSPLKIVENDPFADVKKYSPQIHDELAKYHLEEHTPVLVALMQQESHGKGGDPMQSSESAGLPRNTITDPQQSIEVGVKHFQRVLTYGNQKKVDFPTIIQAYNMGSGYIDFVAQHGGKHSEELAKEYSLIRVKEKPTLYTCGGDKNNFRYPYCYGDFTYSTKVTKNLQLLADSVPVTSSEKTPSGSF
- the gatC gene encoding Asp-tRNA(Asn)/Glu-tRNA(Gln) amidotransferase subunit GatC, coding for MSRISNEQVKHVANLARLAITEEETKKFTKQLDAIITFAEQLNELDTENVEPTYHVLDMKNVLREDIPQQGLPREEVLKNAPEHQDGQIKVPSIMGKED
- the gatA gene encoding Asp-tRNA(Asn)/Glu-tRNA(Gln) amidotransferase subunit GatA — encoded protein: MSLFDYKVSDLHELLHKKELKVTDLVDESYKRISQVEDKVQAFLTLDEDRAMQSAKLLDEKLATDSQKGLLFGMPIGVKDNIVTKGLRTTCASKILENFDPIYDATVVQKLQQAETVTIGKLNMDEFAMGSSNENSAFQKTRNPWNLDRVPGGSSGGSAASVAAGEVLFSLGSDTGGSIRQPASFCGVVGMKPTYGRVSRFGLVAFASSLDQIGPITRTVEDNAYLLQAISGLDPMDSTSANVDVPNFASTLTGDVKGLKIAVPKEYLGEGVNETVRQSVLDALKVLESLGAVWEEVSLPHSKYALAAYYLLSSSEASANLARFDGLRYGYRSPDAESLIDLYKKTRAEGFGDEVKRRIMLGTFALSSGYYDAYYKKAQQVRTLIKKDFEDVFTKFDVIVGPTTPTSAFKIGENIEDPLTMYVNDILTIPLNLAGLPGISVPCGFDAGLPLGLQVIGKYFDEATVYRVAHAFEQATDFHKQKPEL